The stretch of DNA GTAGCCCGTGAGGTAGAACTCCGTGACTTCCACCCTTCCCTTGAGCGTTTCCCAGGCGAGCCGCATCACGCGGTAGAGGTCCCGGGCGTCGCCCTCGGCGTCGCCGGGCACCATGGTGGTGGACGCCGTGACGAGAAAGTTGGGGTGGGTGGGCGAGGGGATCGTGAGGACGTGGTAGCCCGCCTGCCACAGGTACCGGGTCAGCCCCTCGACCTTGCCCGTGCGGTGGTCGCCGCCGGTGCCGGCGATGACCACCACCAGCGGTGCCTTCCTCCTCTGGGGCGCGAAGCCCAGCTTGAGCTTCCCGATGTAGAAGAGCACGGCGGGGATCTCGCGATCCGGAAACACCGTGAGCTGCACGGTCTGGAACGGCACGTCCTTCAGATCCGGTCCCGGCGCTTGCAGTTCGCGGGGCGTGCCGATCACCGTGGCGACCCAACGGTCGTCGAAGGGGTACGCATAGGGGCCCGCCGTGGCGCCCGCCGCGCCTGCCGCCAGCAGGACCAGGCCGGCCGAGAGGGCGGCCCATGGCGCGAGCCTGCTGCGGCGGTACATTCCTGGACGCTCCCTCGTCGAGCCGACGCCAACGAAAGGACCTTGTGCTGCTAGGTGCTGCATCTCCAACCTCACCTCCCCGGGCAGGCTTCAACTAGCAGGCGGCATGCACAGCCCCGGGAAACGGGCTGCCAGCTGCCGGCGCGATCCACCGCCCGTTCCCCCGCGGACGAAGTCTCCACTCAGCCCTTCCCGTAGAAGGTGGCGCGGTGGATGACGAACCTCGGCAGGGGCGTTGGAGCCGGCGTAACCTGCACGGACTTGATGCTCGTGGTGGGGATCATCACGAGACTCCCGTCCAATTCTGCGGCAAGCATTCGCGCATTCAGGGCTTTCTCCAGCTCGATGCCGATCATCTCGGGGCCGACCTGTGGAGGGAACTGGAACGTCAGCTTGGTGCCATCGTTCATATGAATCACACACACGCTCTCTTCCGGGGTTTTCATCTGTCACCTCTCTGCTCTCAGGGTTGCCTGCCGACAACGGGGACAAGGTGGGGCACCACTTCCGTGAGCGCCTGGACACTGAGCGCCAGCGCTGAAACGTGCTGTGCCCCGTTCAGGAAAATGCCTCGTTGTATGCGGAGATTCTCAACGCATCCTCCTGGCCTCGACTCTTGAGGCCCAGGCTCAGGGACTCGCCGTAGCACTGAACACCCCCTGCTTCCCCAAACACGACGAAGCCCGCGGAGGAGACCTGTTCGCCCCGCAGGTGGTGGGCGACGTCCGAGTGACACAGCGCGTCGGAGAAGATCACGAATTCCTCCATCCCGTCGTGGCGGAACATGATGTATTTCATGGCGGATCCCCTTTCTTGTCTGGGGCCGGCTGCGCGAGCGCGCTCGTTGACCGAGCTTCCCCGGGCTTCCCCGGGCTTTCAACGCTCCGCTGCCCCCTGTCTCTATGCCCCCCTCGCGGCGGCGCCGGCGGGCATGTTCTCGTTGGGTATGCCTTCCGGCGGCGCCGACCCGCGACCTCCGTGCCCCGGAGGCTCTTGTTCGGAACCGGACCCAGGCTGGCCATCGCCGCGGGCGAGGATGACGTACATGCCCGTCACGATCGCCAGGGCCAGCAAGAAGACGATGTCGATGGAAGAGACGGTGAGCGGTTGGCCCGCCCGGGCCACCAGGTTCGCCGTGGCGGCCGCCAAGATCAGGAAGACGGTGGGCACGATCCACCTGCGGCGCTCACCGGGGCCGCTCGAAGTGTTGGACAACATGGCTTGCTCCTCTCTGGCAGGGTGCGGAAAGACCCACGGAGGGGTTTACCCCCACCCTGCTAGGCGCCTCCCGCCGCCATCTGCTCTGCGGTCGCGTAGACGATCTGCTGCACCCGGTTCCACACCAGCTCGGGCAGGACCTCCTCGGAGATGTGCCGCACGGCGCGAAGCAGCTCGTCGGCCTCGGAGGCCGAGTGGACGCCCTTTTCCAGGGCGCCCTGCACCGCGGCCAGCTGCTCGCCGGCCAGGTCCGCGAAGGTGGACTTGAGCTCCGCCTCGGCACCCCGCACCTCCCGAACCGCTGCGGCGACCAGGTGCGCGAAGATCCCATACCCGACGGCTTCGATGACCGTGCGCTTCCAGGGCGAGGAGTCGGGGCTGGGATAGTGGCCCTTCCAGGCGGTCACGACTCCGTACATCCGGTCCGCGCAACGCCCCGCGGAGGCCGACTTGAACTCTTCCTCGGTCTCCGCATGCTCTCGCTCCCGGGCGCCGGCAATGTCCTTCTCATCCGCCCACGGCGAGAGCCCCGTGGGATCGGGCCAAGTGAGCCCGCGCTCCTCCATGCGCTGGTGCAGGAGGTGCCAGGCGATCCCCTTGCACTCGCCGGCGAGGCGCTTGATCGCTGCCGCCCGCACCGCCTGTTCCATGCCCTGGTACCGCTTGCCGGCGAGGATCTCGTCCACCTCCTGGAGCACGGTCTGGCCCCTGCTCAGGTCTTCTTCCCCGAGGCCGGTGTTCAGGTTCCCGTGGAGGAGGAGGATTTCTTTCCAGATCCGGGCGTGGGCCTCCTTGCGCGCCTGCTCCTGCTCGCTCCGTCGCTCTTGGTCCGAGGCGCTCTGCGCAGCCATCCGCGCGGCGAAGCCGCTCTCGGTCTCGTGCCGCAGCCGTTCTGCCGCTTCCTTGACTTGGGCCACGGCCTGGTCCAGGCGCTTCCCGACGGCGTCGGCGTCGGGGGCCTCACGGGCCGGCTCGGCCGGGACCGAACCCTCGTTCTTCCGCGGCCGGTGGGGTGGGTTGAAGAGCTTTGCGAGTCCGTCGAGGAACTCAGAGAGCTTGCCGAGTTGCGGATTCATCCTCGTCTCCTTGTCTTGACGATGCGTTGGGGCGCTGCCTTGGGGTGCCGATGCCCTACCGACCTCTCGCGAGCCCCCCCTTGAGACGCTCCAACTCCGCCCGCGTGAGTCGATACCCCAGCTCCGCCTGCAACCGATCCATTTCTGCCTTCTTCAGCGCCGCGACGGTCTCGGCGTGCCGGGCCGCCGTCACCGTCCCGGCCGCGAGGCGGTTTTCGCTGAGCCGGGCATCTTCCTGGGACATGGCGAGCGCCTCGCGGGCGGCGTCCACGACCTTCCGGTCGCGCTCCAGCTTCCGGTACACCTTGTCGATCTCGATCCCGACCCTCTTGTCGAGCCGAGCCAGGTTCTGCTCTGCCTGCGACTGCTGGGCGCGCCGCTGGCCGACGTCTCCCCTGCGCTTGCCCCAGTCGAACACGTTCCAGGTCGCCTCCACGCCCACCATGTCCACGTGGTCCTCCAGGAAGGCCACTCCGTCCTGATAGCCGTGGCGGTAGAAGAGCGTGACGTCGGGGATGTACTCGTACCGGGCCGCCTTCACCGCATGGCGGGACTTCTCCACGGTCTCCCGGGCGGCGAGGAGGTCTGCGTTCCGGGCCCGGGCCTCCTGATAGGACGCGTCCTTCGGCGCCTCCGGGAGCTCCGGAAAGCCCGCTTCCGTCACTTCCAGGAGGTCGTCTCTCGGGAAGCCGAGCAGATCGTTGAGCTCCGAGGTGACGTCGGCGATGTGGTTGTCCGCCGAGAGAAGCTCCTGCCGGCGCTGGAGCAGGTGGGCCCTGGCCGTGATGACGGCGACCTCGAGCAGGTTCCCGGTCCTGACCCCGTCCTCGGCTTCCCGCAGATTCTCCTGCGCGGCAGCGAGCGAGGCCTGGGCGGCGTCCCTTGCCTTGTAGGCCACCAGCAGCTCGTAATAGAGCTGATGCACGGCGAGGACCGTCTCGTTTTCCGCCTTCGTCAGCTCGGCTTTCGCAAAGCCCCGGTCTGCACGCGCAATCTGGTTGGCCGCATGGATCTTCAGGAGCTGCGTCGTCGGCTGGGCGAGGGTCGTTTCGTTGTACAGGATCGTGGAGTCACTCTGCTTGATATCGACGTTGCGATCCGGAAAGGGGCTTCCCGCGACCTGTCCCAGGCTTCCGGCGGGAATCGAAACTCTCTGTTCGTCGGACAGGTGCACGTACCGTGTCGTGTTGGTGAGTTGCGGAAAGTACTGGGACTTCGCGCTCACGATCTTCTCGTCGTGCTCCGATACCCTTGTCCGGCCGATCTTCAGCAGGGCGTTCTCTTGCAGAGCGGTTTCGACCGCCTCCGGGAGCGTCAGGGTGCGCTGCACCGGCTCCGCAGAGGCCTGCCTTCCCGCCCCGAGAACGAGGCACAGCGCGATCCCCGCCGCCGCCGCGACGGCGCTCGCGGGGCTCGTCTGGCGCGTGGTCGAACGGGACTTGATGACCACGAAGATGACCGGAACGACCAGGAGGGTGAAGAACATCGAGAACACCAAGCCGAAGGCGATCACGCTCGCCAGCGGGCTCCAGAGGCTCGACCCGGAAAGGATCATGGGCGTGACCCCCACGGCTGCGGCCATGGTGGTGAGGAAGATGGGCCGCAGCCGCCGCGCGCCCGCGTCCCGGGCGGCCTGTTCCAGGGTCTCTCCCTCGGCGACCCGTTCGTTGCAGTAGTCGACCAGTATGATGCCGTTTCTCACCACGATCCCGCACAGGGCGATCATCCCCATGAAGGCCGTGAATCCGAAGGGGTTGTGGGTGATGATCAGCCCGAGGACCGCCCCAAACAGGGTCAGCGGGATCGACGCCATCACCACGAGGGGATCCGAGACGCTCCGGAACTGCACCAAGAGGACGAGGAAGATCGCGAGAAGGCTGATGGCCAAGGCCACCATCATCTGGGGGAAGGTCTCGTCCTGATTGTCCTTTTCGCCCCCGTAGTAGATCCGGTAGCCCGCCGGCAAGGGGAGCGCTTCGATCTGCGGCCTCACCTGCTCCAGGATCTTCGAGGCGTAGAACCCCGGCTTGGCGAAGGCGCGCACGGTCAGGGTGCGCACGCCGTTTCGCCGGACGATCCGGCTCGTCTGCCACTCCGGCGCGAGCTGGGCAACGGCTCGCAGCGGAACCCTGGCGCGGGTCAGCTCCGAGGTGAGGTAGGTGTCGCCCACGTCGCCGAAGGACGAGCGTGCGGCCGGGTCGAGCCGCAGCTTGATGCTCACGGCGCGGTCGCCTTCCCAGAAGGTGCTCACCGGCGCGCCGTCGAACGCCCCGAAGAGCGTCTGCGACACCGTGGCCTCCGCGATCCCCAGCCGGTTTGCCAGCTCGTTGTCGACCTTCACGTCCACCCGGTACGAGTCGTTGAAGTAGTCCCGGTGCACGTACTGGGAAGCCGGCACGTCTTCCAGGATCTCCTGCACCTTCTCCCCCAGCCGCTGGAGCTCCCCGATGTCGTCCCCCGAGATCCGCACCTCGACGGGCGCCTCCATCTGGGAGCCCTGTTGGAGCTCCTTCACGATCACCATGGCCTCGGGCGCCAGGGCCGTCAGCGACCGGCGCAGCTCCGGCACCAGGCGGGCGGTGTCCTTGACCGAGGCCGTGTTGACGATGAACTGCCCGTAGGC from Thermodesulfobacteriota bacterium encodes:
- a CDS encoding alpha/beta hydrolase, translated to MYRRSRLAPWAALSAGLVLLAAGAAGATAGPYAYPFDDRWVATVIGTPRELQAPGPDLKDVPFQTVQLTVFPDREIPAVLFYIGKLKLGFAPQRRKAPLVVVIAGTGGDHRTGKVEGLTRYLWQAGYHVLTIPSPTHPNFLVTASTTMVPGDAEGDARDLYRVMRLAWETLKGRVEVTEFYLTGY
- a CDS encoding efflux RND transporter permease subunit; the protein is MNPIQFPLRYPPVTLILTALVVAVGLHAFLKMQRTEDPTITIRTGIVAAMYPGATSEQVEKQVTKTLEEHIFKFPEVRKEKTYSTSRPGVAIINVELEDNIKNSDQFWAKLRHEMNLVRATKLPDGVRGPVVDSDFGDTVAMLVAVHGKRYGYRELRDFADKIRDEMRTVRDVGKLVTYGKQSEEIWITSSLERIAQYFADPRQVANALVQRNVIDSAGHFEADRSKVPMRTTGVFNTEDEIRNVLVDVSRDGHPTYIKDFADVERRYEDPTFLVRYNGEPSLLLSVEMQKGRNIVELGEKLEAVFERLRVLLPPDVELDLVANQPGVVKERISDLTHEFLLAIGSVILVTILLLPFRVALIAALAIPVTLCATLGVMNALGIALHQVSIAGLIVVLGIVVDDAIVIADNYVELLDRKVPRIEAAWRGATEVVVPVLTATVTIICSFLPLLIITGSAGEFIAALPITVAIALAVSFVVAVMLTPLLCRTFIKKGLHDHDAAPAGGKEKVSLLDRLQGVYAILIHVFMNRKWLGLTLGGSAFALGVALFTFVPQQFFPSAERNQFVIDVWMPQGTRIEATDAVLRRIEGALGSSKGVSNYATFVGQSAPRFYYNVNPQQPDAAYGQFIVNTASVKDTARLVPELRRSLTALAPEAMVIVKELQQGSQMEAPVEVRISGDDIGELQRLGEKVQEILEDVPASQYVHRDYFNDSYRVDVKVDNELANRLGIAEATVSQTLFGAFDGAPVSTFWEGDRAVSIKLRLDPAARSSFGDVGDTYLTSELTRARVPLRAVAQLAPEWQTSRIVRRNGVRTLTVRAFAKPGFYASKILEQVRPQIEALPLPAGYRIYYGGEKDNQDETFPQMMVALAISLLAIFLVLLVQFRSVSDPLVVMASIPLTLFGAVLGLIITHNPFGFTAFMGMIALCGIVVRNGIILVDYCNERVAEGETLEQAARDAGARRLRPIFLTTMAAAVGVTPMILSGSSLWSPLASVIAFGLVFSMFFTLLVVPVIFVVIKSRSTTRQTSPASAVAAAAGIALCLVLGAGRQASAEPVQRTLTLPEAVETALQENALLKIGRTRVSEHDEKIVSAKSQYFPQLTNTTRYVHLSDEQRVSIPAGSLGQVAGSPFPDRNVDIKQSDSTILYNETTLAQPTTQLLKIHAANQIARADRGFAKAELTKAENETVLAVHQLYYELLVAYKARDAAQASLAAAQENLREAEDGVRTGNLLEVAVITARAHLLQRRQELLSADNHIADVTSELNDLLGFPRDDLLEVTEAGFPELPEAPKDASYQEARARNADLLAARETVEKSRHAVKAARYEYIPDVTLFYRHGYQDGVAFLEDHVDMVGVEATWNVFDWGKRRGDVGQRRAQQSQAEQNLARLDKRVGIEIDKVYRKLERDRKVVDAAREALAMSQEDARLSENRLAAGTVTAARHAETVAALKKAEMDRLQAELGYRLTRAELERLKGGLARGR